In Cytophagales bacterium, a genomic segment contains:
- a CDS encoding adhesin, producing MITDENCGDGQGAIDITLSGGVFPYNFAWSTGDTLEDISGLNAGNYTCQITDSNGCIINLSATVKNAAGSLILNSSIVTDEICGNGQGAIDITVSGGTIPYIFTWSNGDTTEDISGLSAGNYTCQITDSNGCFINLSVTVTNVVGSLI from the coding sequence ATGATAACAGATGAAAACTGCGGTGACGGGCAAGGGGCTATTGATATAACGCTATCGGGTGGCGTTTTTCCTTACAATTTTGCCTGGAGTACAGGAGATACATTAGAGGATATAAGTGGATTGAATGCCGGTAATTACACTTGTCAAATAACCGATTCCAACGGTTGTATTATTAATCTATCAGCAACTGTAAAAAATGCTGCAGGAAGTTTGATACTAAATAGTTCAATTGTAACGGATGAAATTTGCGGTAACGGGCAAGGGGCTATTGATATAACTGTTTCAGGCGGAACGATACCTTACATTTTTACCTGGAGCAATGGAGATACAACCGAAGATATTAGTGGATTAAGTGCCGGTAATTACACTTGTCAAATAACCGATTCTAACGGTTGTTTCATTAATCTGTCAGTAACTGTAACAAATGTTGTGGGAAGTTTGATT